A window of the Drosophila simulans strain w501 chromosome 2L, Prin_Dsim_3.1, whole genome shotgun sequence genome harbors these coding sequences:
- the LOC6731399 gene encoding protein phosphatase 1L isoform X2: MDHRYRRSLRSSAEKPTSSTKVKSRNQAPAEYTDSPAFPMDDELEDKVFYQTYVSHMKILSKFAVGFSSINSPLAYIWKLCRLYVLRPEVIFCGLILFVLLLYLQAVDVWSRSILGRIQATLGRQKAVKMMELSASAGDHQSWEEMKQQSSAFAVLGRRPRMEDRFIIEENINNNTGISFFAVFDGHGGEFAADFAKDVLVKNIYNKIIEMSKLLKTEGYSGDYDKSPYLARKQNRKDANKENTEPTAAVMRKDSLRKAHSTTADCSAIKQKTTEASIADIYTVQLNSAMRASGNLGAAKDSFLNNNNNGQNGAANAPPPNYEAKCYIENGRINFGKLITDEIMSADYKLVEQAKRATNIAGTTALIAIVQGSKLIVANVGDSRGVMYDWRGIAIPLSFDHKPQQVRERKRIHDAGGFIAFRGVWRVAGVLATSRALGDYPLKDKNLVIATPDILTFELNDHKPHFLILASDGLWDTFSNEEACTFALEHLKEPDFGAKSLAMESYKRGSVDNITVLVIVFKNDVYKIGSSAGKAGEDSLKVPAKSQPVAPAVVQRSNSIKTK, encoded by the exons ATGGATCACCGTTACAGAAGATCGTTAAGGAGCTCAGCAG AGAAGCCCACTTCAAGCACAAAGGTCAAG AGCAGAAATCAAGCGCCAGCAGAGTATACAGATAGCCCGGCATTTCCCATGGACGACGAACTGGAAGACAAGGTGTTCTATCAGACATACGTATCGCACATGAAAATCCTGTCCAAATTTGCGGTGGGCTTCTCGTCCATCAACTCCCCGCTGGCCTACATATGGAAGCTGTGCCGACTGTATGTCCTGCGGCCGGAGGTCATCTTCTGCGGCTTGATCCTCTTCGTCCTGTTGCTCTATTTGCAAGCGGTAGATGTGTGGAGTCGCAGCATCCTGGGACGCATCCAGGCCACCCTCGGTCGCCAGAAGGCCGTCAAGATGATGGAGCTGTCGGCCAGTGCTGGTGATCACCAGAGCTGGGAGGAGATGAAGCAGCAGAGCTCCGCCTTCGCGGTCCTGGGACGCAGGCCTCGAATGGAGGATAG ATTTATTATCGAGGagaacatcaacaacaacactggTATCTCCTTCTTTGCTGTATTTGACGGTCATGGCGGCGAGTTTGCCGCAGACTTCGCCAAGGATGTGCTGGTGAAGAACATCTACAATAAGATCATCGAGATGTCCAAGCTGCTAAAGACGGAAGGATATTCCGGAGATTACGATAAGAGTCCCTATTTAGCGCGCAAGCAGAATCGCAAGGATGCGAACAAGGAGAACACAGAACCGACGGCAGCGGTGATGCGAAAGGATAGTCTAAGGAAGGCCCACAGCACCACGGCGGATTGCAGTGCTATTAAACAAAAGACAACCGAGGCATCCATTGCCGACATCTACACAGTCCAATTGAACTCGGCGATGAGAGCCAGTGGTAATTTGGGAGCCGCCAAGGATTCCTtcctcaacaacaacaacaacggacAGAACGGAGCAGCCAATGCGCCACCTCCAAACTACGAAGCCAAGTGCTACATCGAAAACGGACGTATTAACTTTGGTAAACTGATCACGGACGAGATCATGTCGGCCGACTACAAGCTTGTGGAGCAGGCCAAGAGAGCG ACCAACATTGCGGGAACCACCGCTCTAATAGCGATAGTGCAGGGCTCCAAGCTGATTGTGGCCAATGTGGGCGACTCCCGCGGAGTCATGTACGACTGGCGTGGAATCGCCATTCCGCTTTCCTTCGACCACAAGCCGCAGCAGGTGCGAGAACGAAAGAGGATCCACGATGCAGGCGGATTCATCGCCTTCCGAGGCGTTTGGCGCGTGGCCGGCGTGTTGGCCACGTCCCGTGCTCTAGGGGACTATCCGCTTAAAGATAAG AATCTGGTGATTGCTACGCCGGACATTTTGACCTTCGAACTAAACGATCACAA ACCCCATTTTTTGATACTGGCATCCGATGGGCTCTGGGACACGTTCAGCAACGAGGAGGCCTGCACCTTTGCGCTGGAGCATCTGAAAGAGCCGGACTTTGGCGCCAAATCACTTGCCATGGAGTCGTATAAACGTGGCTCCGTGGACAACATCACCGTGCTGGTGATCGTCTTCAAGAACGATGTCTACAAGATTGGCAGCtcagcgggaaaagcgggagaAGACTCCCTAAAAGTCCCAGCCAAATCTCAACCAGTTGCGCCTGCAGTTGTGCAACGCTCGAATTCaatcaaaaccaaatga
- the LOC6731399 gene encoding protein phosphatase 1L isoform X4: MDHRYRRSLRSSAAVDVWSRSILGRIQATLGRQKAVKMMELSASAGDHQSWEEMKQQSSAFAVLGRRPRMEDRFIIEENINNNTGISFFAVFDGHGGEFAADFAKDVLVKNIYNKIIEMSKLLKTEGYSGDYDKSPYLARKQNRKDANKENTEPTAAVMRKDSLRKAHSTTADCSAIKQKTTEASIADIYTVQLNSAMRASGNLGAAKDSFLNNNNNGQNGAANAPPPNYEAKCYIENGRINFGKLITDEIMSADYKLVEQAKRATNIAGTTALIAIVQGSKLIVANVGDSRGVMYDWRGIAIPLSFDHKPQQVRERKRIHDAGGFIAFRGVWRVAGVLATSRALGDYPLKDKNLVIATPDILTFELNDHKPHFLILASDGLWDTFSNEEACTFALEHLKEPDFGAKSLAMESYKRGSVDNITVLVIVFKNDVYKIGSSAGKAGEDSLKVPAKSQPVAPAVVQRSNSIKTK; this comes from the exons ATGGATCACCGTTACAGAAGATCGTTAAGGAGCTCAGCAG CGGTAGATGTGTGGAGTCGCAGCATCCTGGGACGCATCCAGGCCACCCTCGGTCGCCAGAAGGCCGTCAAGATGATGGAGCTGTCGGCCAGTGCTGGTGATCACCAGAGCTGGGAGGAGATGAAGCAGCAGAGCTCCGCCTTCGCGGTCCTGGGACGCAGGCCTCGAATGGAGGATAG ATTTATTATCGAGGagaacatcaacaacaacactggTATCTCCTTCTTTGCTGTATTTGACGGTCATGGCGGCGAGTTTGCCGCAGACTTCGCCAAGGATGTGCTGGTGAAGAACATCTACAATAAGATCATCGAGATGTCCAAGCTGCTAAAGACGGAAGGATATTCCGGAGATTACGATAAGAGTCCCTATTTAGCGCGCAAGCAGAATCGCAAGGATGCGAACAAGGAGAACACAGAACCGACGGCAGCGGTGATGCGAAAGGATAGTCTAAGGAAGGCCCACAGCACCACGGCGGATTGCAGTGCTATTAAACAAAAGACAACCGAGGCATCCATTGCCGACATCTACACAGTCCAATTGAACTCGGCGATGAGAGCCAGTGGTAATTTGGGAGCCGCCAAGGATTCCTtcctcaacaacaacaacaacggacAGAACGGAGCAGCCAATGCGCCACCTCCAAACTACGAAGCCAAGTGCTACATCGAAAACGGACGTATTAACTTTGGTAAACTGATCACGGACGAGATCATGTCGGCCGACTACAAGCTTGTGGAGCAGGCCAAGAGAGCG ACCAACATTGCGGGAACCACCGCTCTAATAGCGATAGTGCAGGGCTCCAAGCTGATTGTGGCCAATGTGGGCGACTCCCGCGGAGTCATGTACGACTGGCGTGGAATCGCCATTCCGCTTTCCTTCGACCACAAGCCGCAGCAGGTGCGAGAACGAAAGAGGATCCACGATGCAGGCGGATTCATCGCCTTCCGAGGCGTTTGGCGCGTGGCCGGCGTGTTGGCCACGTCCCGTGCTCTAGGGGACTATCCGCTTAAAGATAAG AATCTGGTGATTGCTACGCCGGACATTTTGACCTTCGAACTAAACGATCACAA ACCCCATTTTTTGATACTGGCATCCGATGGGCTCTGGGACACGTTCAGCAACGAGGAGGCCTGCACCTTTGCGCTGGAGCATCTGAAAGAGCCGGACTTTGGCGCCAAATCACTTGCCATGGAGTCGTATAAACGTGGCTCCGTGGACAACATCACCGTGCTGGTGATCGTCTTCAAGAACGATGTCTACAAGATTGGCAGCtcagcgggaaaagcgggagaAGACTCCCTAAAAGTCCCAGCCAAATCTCAACCAGTTGCGCCTGCAGTTGTGCAACGCTCGAATTCaatcaaaaccaaatga
- the LOC6731399 gene encoding protein phosphatase 1L isoform X1 — MDHRYRRSLRSSAVAEKPTSSTKVKSRNQAPAEYTDSPAFPMDDELEDKVFYQTYVSHMKILSKFAVGFSSINSPLAYIWKLCRLYVLRPEVIFCGLILFVLLLYLQAVDVWSRSILGRIQATLGRQKAVKMMELSASAGDHQSWEEMKQQSSAFAVLGRRPRMEDRFIIEENINNNTGISFFAVFDGHGGEFAADFAKDVLVKNIYNKIIEMSKLLKTEGYSGDYDKSPYLARKQNRKDANKENTEPTAAVMRKDSLRKAHSTTADCSAIKQKTTEASIADIYTVQLNSAMRASGNLGAAKDSFLNNNNNGQNGAANAPPPNYEAKCYIENGRINFGKLITDEIMSADYKLVEQAKRATNIAGTTALIAIVQGSKLIVANVGDSRGVMYDWRGIAIPLSFDHKPQQVRERKRIHDAGGFIAFRGVWRVAGVLATSRALGDYPLKDKNLVIATPDILTFELNDHKPHFLILASDGLWDTFSNEEACTFALEHLKEPDFGAKSLAMESYKRGSVDNITVLVIVFKNDVYKIGSSAGKAGEDSLKVPAKSQPVAPAVVQRSNSIKTK; from the exons ATGGATCACCGTTACAGAAGATCGTTAAGGAGCTCAGCAG TTGCAGAGAAGCCCACTTCAAGCACAAAGGTCAAG AGCAGAAATCAAGCGCCAGCAGAGTATACAGATAGCCCGGCATTTCCCATGGACGACGAACTGGAAGACAAGGTGTTCTATCAGACATACGTATCGCACATGAAAATCCTGTCCAAATTTGCGGTGGGCTTCTCGTCCATCAACTCCCCGCTGGCCTACATATGGAAGCTGTGCCGACTGTATGTCCTGCGGCCGGAGGTCATCTTCTGCGGCTTGATCCTCTTCGTCCTGTTGCTCTATTTGCAAGCGGTAGATGTGTGGAGTCGCAGCATCCTGGGACGCATCCAGGCCACCCTCGGTCGCCAGAAGGCCGTCAAGATGATGGAGCTGTCGGCCAGTGCTGGTGATCACCAGAGCTGGGAGGAGATGAAGCAGCAGAGCTCCGCCTTCGCGGTCCTGGGACGCAGGCCTCGAATGGAGGATAG ATTTATTATCGAGGagaacatcaacaacaacactggTATCTCCTTCTTTGCTGTATTTGACGGTCATGGCGGCGAGTTTGCCGCAGACTTCGCCAAGGATGTGCTGGTGAAGAACATCTACAATAAGATCATCGAGATGTCCAAGCTGCTAAAGACGGAAGGATATTCCGGAGATTACGATAAGAGTCCCTATTTAGCGCGCAAGCAGAATCGCAAGGATGCGAACAAGGAGAACACAGAACCGACGGCAGCGGTGATGCGAAAGGATAGTCTAAGGAAGGCCCACAGCACCACGGCGGATTGCAGTGCTATTAAACAAAAGACAACCGAGGCATCCATTGCCGACATCTACACAGTCCAATTGAACTCGGCGATGAGAGCCAGTGGTAATTTGGGAGCCGCCAAGGATTCCTtcctcaacaacaacaacaacggacAGAACGGAGCAGCCAATGCGCCACCTCCAAACTACGAAGCCAAGTGCTACATCGAAAACGGACGTATTAACTTTGGTAAACTGATCACGGACGAGATCATGTCGGCCGACTACAAGCTTGTGGAGCAGGCCAAGAGAGCG ACCAACATTGCGGGAACCACCGCTCTAATAGCGATAGTGCAGGGCTCCAAGCTGATTGTGGCCAATGTGGGCGACTCCCGCGGAGTCATGTACGACTGGCGTGGAATCGCCATTCCGCTTTCCTTCGACCACAAGCCGCAGCAGGTGCGAGAACGAAAGAGGATCCACGATGCAGGCGGATTCATCGCCTTCCGAGGCGTTTGGCGCGTGGCCGGCGTGTTGGCCACGTCCCGTGCTCTAGGGGACTATCCGCTTAAAGATAAG AATCTGGTGATTGCTACGCCGGACATTTTGACCTTCGAACTAAACGATCACAA ACCCCATTTTTTGATACTGGCATCCGATGGGCTCTGGGACACGTTCAGCAACGAGGAGGCCTGCACCTTTGCGCTGGAGCATCTGAAAGAGCCGGACTTTGGCGCCAAATCACTTGCCATGGAGTCGTATAAACGTGGCTCCGTGGACAACATCACCGTGCTGGTGATCGTCTTCAAGAACGATGTCTACAAGATTGGCAGCtcagcgggaaaagcgggagaAGACTCCCTAAAAGTCCCAGCCAAATCTCAACCAGTTGCGCCTGCAGTTGTGCAACGCTCGAATTCaatcaaaaccaaatga
- the LOC6731399 gene encoding protein phosphatase 1L isoform X3 — MDDELEDKVFYQTYVSHMKILSKFAVGFSSINSPLAYIWKLCRLYVLRPEVIFCGLILFVLLLYLQAVDVWSRSILGRIQATLGRQKAVKMMELSASAGDHQSWEEMKQQSSAFAVLGRRPRMEDRFIIEENINNNTGISFFAVFDGHGGEFAADFAKDVLVKNIYNKIIEMSKLLKTEGYSGDYDKSPYLARKQNRKDANKENTEPTAAVMRKDSLRKAHSTTADCSAIKQKTTEASIADIYTVQLNSAMRASGNLGAAKDSFLNNNNNGQNGAANAPPPNYEAKCYIENGRINFGKLITDEIMSADYKLVEQAKRATNIAGTTALIAIVQGSKLIVANVGDSRGVMYDWRGIAIPLSFDHKPQQVRERKRIHDAGGFIAFRGVWRVAGVLATSRALGDYPLKDKNLVIATPDILTFELNDHKPHFLILASDGLWDTFSNEEACTFALEHLKEPDFGAKSLAMESYKRGSVDNITVLVIVFKNDVYKIGSSAGKAGEDSLKVPAKSQPVAPAVVQRSNSIKTK, encoded by the exons ATGGACGACGAACTGGAAGACAAGGTGTTCTATCAGACATACGTATCGCACATGAAAATCCTGTCCAAATTTGCGGTGGGCTTCTCGTCCATCAACTCCCCGCTGGCCTACATATGGAAGCTGTGCCGACTGTATGTCCTGCGGCCGGAGGTCATCTTCTGCGGCTTGATCCTCTTCGTCCTGTTGCTCTATTTGCAAGCGGTAGATGTGTGGAGTCGCAGCATCCTGGGACGCATCCAGGCCACCCTCGGTCGCCAGAAGGCCGTCAAGATGATGGAGCTGTCGGCCAGTGCTGGTGATCACCAGAGCTGGGAGGAGATGAAGCAGCAGAGCTCCGCCTTCGCGGTCCTGGGACGCAGGCCTCGAATGGAGGATAG ATTTATTATCGAGGagaacatcaacaacaacactggTATCTCCTTCTTTGCTGTATTTGACGGTCATGGCGGCGAGTTTGCCGCAGACTTCGCCAAGGATGTGCTGGTGAAGAACATCTACAATAAGATCATCGAGATGTCCAAGCTGCTAAAGACGGAAGGATATTCCGGAGATTACGATAAGAGTCCCTATTTAGCGCGCAAGCAGAATCGCAAGGATGCGAACAAGGAGAACACAGAACCGACGGCAGCGGTGATGCGAAAGGATAGTCTAAGGAAGGCCCACAGCACCACGGCGGATTGCAGTGCTATTAAACAAAAGACAACCGAGGCATCCATTGCCGACATCTACACAGTCCAATTGAACTCGGCGATGAGAGCCAGTGGTAATTTGGGAGCCGCCAAGGATTCCTtcctcaacaacaacaacaacggacAGAACGGAGCAGCCAATGCGCCACCTCCAAACTACGAAGCCAAGTGCTACATCGAAAACGGACGTATTAACTTTGGTAAACTGATCACGGACGAGATCATGTCGGCCGACTACAAGCTTGTGGAGCAGGCCAAGAGAGCG ACCAACATTGCGGGAACCACCGCTCTAATAGCGATAGTGCAGGGCTCCAAGCTGATTGTGGCCAATGTGGGCGACTCCCGCGGAGTCATGTACGACTGGCGTGGAATCGCCATTCCGCTTTCCTTCGACCACAAGCCGCAGCAGGTGCGAGAACGAAAGAGGATCCACGATGCAGGCGGATTCATCGCCTTCCGAGGCGTTTGGCGCGTGGCCGGCGTGTTGGCCACGTCCCGTGCTCTAGGGGACTATCCGCTTAAAGATAAG AATCTGGTGATTGCTACGCCGGACATTTTGACCTTCGAACTAAACGATCACAA ACCCCATTTTTTGATACTGGCATCCGATGGGCTCTGGGACACGTTCAGCAACGAGGAGGCCTGCACCTTTGCGCTGGAGCATCTGAAAGAGCCGGACTTTGGCGCCAAATCACTTGCCATGGAGTCGTATAAACGTGGCTCCGTGGACAACATCACCGTGCTGGTGATCGTCTTCAAGAACGATGTCTACAAGATTGGCAGCtcagcgggaaaagcgggagaAGACTCCCTAAAAGTCCCAGCCAAATCTCAACCAGTTGCGCCTGCAGTTGTGCAACGCTCGAATTCaatcaaaaccaaatga
- the LOC6731400 gene encoding guanine nucleotide-binding protein subunit beta-like protein produces the protein MSETLQLRGTLIGHNGWVTQIATNPKDPDTIISASRDKTLIVWKLTRDEDTNYGYPQKRLYGHSHFISDVVLSSDGNYALSGSWDQTLRLWDLAAGKTTRRFEGHTKDVLSVAFSADNRQIVSGSRDKTIKLWNTLAECKFTIQEDGHTDWVSCVRFSPNHSNPIIVSCGWDRTVKVWNLANCKLKNNHHGHNGYLNTVTVSPDGSLCTSGGKDSKALLWDLNDGKNLYTLEHNDIINALCFSPNRYWLCVAYGPSIKIWDLACKKTVEELRPEVVSPTSKADQPQCLSLAWSTDGQTLFAGYSDNTIRVWQVSVSAH, from the exons ATGTCCGAAACCCTGCAATTGCGCGGTACCCTCATTGGCCACAATGGATGGGTCACCCAGATCGCCACCAACCCCAAGGATCCCGACACCATCATTTCGGCCTCCCGTG ACAAGACCCTGATCGTGTGGAAGCTGACCCGCGACGAGGACACCAACTACGGCTACCCCCAGAAGCGTCTCTACGGACACTCGCACTTCATCAGCGACGTGGTGCTCTCCTCCGATGGCAACTACGCCCTGTCCGGATCCTGGGATCAGACCCTTCGCCTGTGGGATTTGGCCGCCGGCAAGACCACCCGTCGCTTCGAGGGACACACTAAG GACGTTTTGTCGGTTGCCTTCTCGGCCGATAACCGTCAGATCGTGTCCGGCTCCCGGGACAAGACCATCAAGCTGTGGAACACCCTGGCTGAGTGCAAGTTCACCATCCAGGAGGATGGCCACACCGACTGGGTGTCGTGCGTGCGTTTCTCGCCCAACCACTCCAACCCGATCATCGTGTCCTGCGGCTGGGATCGCACCGTCAAGGTCTGGAACTTGGCTAACTGCAAGTTGAAGAACAACCACCACGGCCACAACGGCTACCTGAACACGGTGACCGTCTCGCCCGACGGCTCCCTGTGCACCTCCGGTGGCAAGGACTCCAAGGCCCTGCTGTGGGACCTCAATGACGGCAAGAACCTGTACACCCTGGAGCACAACGACATCATCAACGCCCTGTGCTTCTCGCCCAACCGCTACTGGCTGTGCGTGGCCTACGGACCCTCGATCAAGATCTGGGATCTGGCATGCAAGAAGACCGTTGAGGAGCTGCGCCCCGAGGTCGTCTCGCCCACGTCGAAGGCCGACCAGCCCCAGTGCCTGTCCCTGGCCTGGTCCACCGACGGGCAGACCCTGTTCGCCGGCTACTCCGACAACACCATCCGCGTCTGGCAGGTGTCTGTTTCGGCTCACTAA
- the LOC6731401 gene encoding serine/threonine-protein phosphatase PP2A, which yields MEDKATTKDLDQWIEQLNECNQLTETQVRTLCDKAKEILSKESNVQEVKCPVTVCGDVHGQFHDLMELFRIGGKSPDTNYLFMGDYVDRGYYSVETVTLLVALKVRYRERITILRGNHESRQITQVYGFYDECLRKYGNANVWKYFTDLFDYLPLTALVDGQIFCLHGGLSPSIDSLDHIRALDRLQEVPHEGPMCDLLWSDPDDRGGWGISPRGAGYTFGQDISETFNNTNGLTLVSRAHQLVMEGYNWCHDRNVVTIFSAPNYCYRCGNQAALMELDDSLKFSFLQFDPAPRRGEPHVTRRTPDYFL from the exons ATGGAGgataaagcaacaacaaaagatcTTGATCAATGGATTGAGCAGTTGAACGAATGCAATCAGTTGACAGAGACACAAGTTCGCACCCTCTGCGACAAG GCCAAGGAGATTCTCTCCAAGGAGTCCAATGTGCAGGAGGTAAAATGCCCGGTGACAGTGTGCGGAGATGTCCACGGTCAGTTTCACGACCTGATGGAGCTGTTCCGGATAGGCGGCAAGTCCCCGGACACCAACTACCTGTTCATGGGCGACTACGTGGACCGTGGATACTACTCCGTGGAGACCGTCACTCTTCTGGTGGCCCTGAAGGTTCGCTATCGCGAGCGCATCACCATCCTGCGCGGTAACCACGAGTCGCGCCAGATCACACAGGTGTACGGCTTCTACGATGAGTGCCTGCGCAAGTACGGCAATGCCAACGTTTGGAAGTACTTCACGGATCTGTTCGACTACTTGCCACTGACGGCACTCGTCGACGGGCAGATCTTCTGCCTGCACGGCGGCCTCAGTCCCTCGATCGACAGTCTGGATCACATTCGGGCCCTCGACCGCTTGCAGGAGGTTCCGCACGAGGGTCCCATGTGCGATCTGCTCTGGTCCGATCCCGATGACAGGGGTGGCTGGGGAATCTCGCCTCGTGGCGCCGGTTACACATTTGGCCAG GACATTTCGGAAACCTTTAACAACACAAACGGCCTGACACTGGTGTCGCGCGCCCATCAGCTGGTGATGGAGGGCTACAACTGGTGTCACGATCGCAATGTGGTCACAATATTCTCAGCGCCAAACTATTGCTACCGCTGTGGCAACCAAGCGGCTCTTATGGAACTGGATGATTCACTTAAATTTTCATT cctaCAATTTGATCCAGCACCCAGGCGCGGGGAGCCTCATGTTACGCGAAGAACACCCGATTATTTCCTTTAA